The Hymenobacter sp. DG01 genome has a segment encoding these proteins:
- a CDS encoding tetratricopeptide repeat protein, with product MTTTTSLLLRYLSAPAASLLLAAVVAGCASERPSLVGHAYDNVVARDNAYFLAREKMKATEATLYKARLNDYNRVLPLFPTLDDATVGRVTADLEDIIKKASLPIQHRPGSDWTDDSYILVGKARFYKKEYEDAAKTFKYVNTTSKDTNARHEALIWLMRTFLATKELENAAAVSDILDKEEGTLPNARELFLTRAEFYLLTGEQDRAIENLEKAIPYIEPKNEQSRTRYILAQLYQTQGQDQKAYAQLNQILKKNPPYELDFFSKLMLGQVSDLNQTDRVRLDKYFAKLLKNANNKEYRDKIYYEMARLEYRQQRYPAALALLEKSARTPSANRAQKSYVYLLSGRIYYENLQKYRLAAAYYDSTVQALPREAPEYAAISERAAVLKDFAQQLTIIETQDSLQTLARLDSATLRTRLTSYAQAELEAQRRAAEQLAAQQARQEQRAGQQLTGTSASRDLQPGVNTDDFLAGNTGIKWYFDNPTSLGTARNDFIRRWGDRPLQDNWRTVSQASSSPVTARGGNVPVSIAGNASTTVNGAGGLGAVPASAPDPAQQVRALVEQYRQNIPLSEAQRQQSAAQTEEALYALGGIYNQQLREPARAIETYENLLTRYPQGQHAPETLYILYLLHKEQGNAEKAEGYAQRLRQGYPNSSYAKLVADPEYLRRTSVANAKVAVLVDSAFAFYKNQDFKKSAAVLARARQQYPENDLNDRIAFINTLLTIRTQPPLTAKAAVEKFYQDYPESPLAPQAATLLNTYKQQADGQITGALASTDKPVVSMFRPGEVENRMRIFYGENESPAAPATPKPAATATTPTPSATPAATPVPARPEPTTGSLPPTSAPTEVPASVAVTPSAPVSVPVPAPVIDEAKAARMAAAQARARGKKVVAAPKPVAANPPLAPPATGNTPAVTPNPTTPTSAPPTPAPAPSSTAAVPSAPAATPYKVNVNAAHAVVLLLSQDAPALADIVTQLGAYNGRYFKSSSLQVRRQALGATQELVLIEPLPTAKIAQSYALKLRGPQSPLSKLRGAGYQTLIISIDNLPLLLQSQNPEEYQRFYQQSYSK from the coding sequence GGCTGTGGTGGCTGGCTGTGCCTCCGAGCGGCCATCCTTGGTAGGACATGCCTACGACAACGTGGTGGCCCGCGACAATGCTTATTTCCTGGCCCGCGAGAAAATGAAGGCCACGGAAGCCACGTTATACAAGGCCCGCCTCAACGACTACAACCGCGTCCTACCCCTATTCCCTACCCTGGATGACGCTACGGTTGGCCGGGTTACGGCCGACCTGGAAGACATCATCAAGAAGGCTTCTCTGCCCATCCAGCACCGGCCGGGCTCTGACTGGACGGACGACAGCTACATCTTGGTAGGCAAGGCCCGCTTTTATAAAAAGGAGTATGAGGACGCCGCCAAGACGTTCAAGTATGTCAATACCACCAGCAAGGACACCAATGCCCGGCACGAGGCCCTGATTTGGCTGATGCGCACCTTCCTGGCCACGAAGGAGCTGGAAAACGCGGCGGCCGTATCGGATATCCTGGACAAGGAAGAAGGCACGCTACCCAACGCTCGGGAGCTGTTTCTGACCCGCGCCGAGTTTTATCTGCTAACTGGCGAACAGGACCGGGCCATTGAGAACCTGGAGAAGGCCATTCCCTACATTGAGCCGAAGAATGAACAGTCGCGGACGCGCTACATTCTGGCCCAGCTCTACCAGACCCAGGGCCAGGACCAGAAGGCGTACGCTCAGCTCAACCAGATTCTGAAAAAGAATCCGCCCTACGAGCTGGATTTCTTTAGCAAGCTAATGCTAGGGCAGGTGTCGGACCTAAACCAAACTGACCGGGTGCGGCTGGATAAGTACTTCGCCAAGCTGCTGAAAAACGCCAACAACAAAGAGTACCGCGACAAGATTTACTACGAAATGGCGCGGCTGGAGTATCGCCAGCAGCGCTACCCGGCGGCGCTGGCCTTGCTAGAGAAGTCAGCACGTACGCCTTCCGCCAACCGCGCGCAAAAGTCCTATGTCTATTTGCTGAGCGGGCGTATCTACTACGAAAACCTGCAGAAGTACCGGCTTGCAGCGGCCTATTATGACAGCACGGTGCAGGCCTTGCCGCGCGAGGCGCCCGAGTACGCCGCTATTTCGGAGCGGGCTGCTGTGCTCAAGGACTTTGCCCAGCAGCTGACTATTATAGAAACTCAGGACAGCCTGCAGACCCTGGCCCGGCTGGATTCGGCTACCCTGCGCACCCGCCTGACTTCCTACGCCCAGGCGGAGTTGGAAGCTCAGCGCCGGGCGGCAGAGCAGCTGGCGGCTCAGCAGGCGCGGCAGGAGCAGCGCGCCGGACAGCAGCTTACGGGCACCAGCGCGAGCCGGGATTTGCAGCCTGGGGTAAATACCGATGATTTTCTGGCGGGTAACACCGGCATCAAATGGTACTTCGATAACCCTACCTCCCTGGGAACAGCGCGTAACGATTTTATCCGGCGCTGGGGCGACCGGCCGCTGCAGGATAACTGGCGCACAGTCAGCCAGGCCAGTAGCTCGCCGGTTACCGCCCGCGGAGGCAACGTACCGGTCAGCATTGCCGGTAATGCCAGCACTACCGTAAATGGAGCAGGAGGGTTGGGCGCGGTGCCGGCTTCTGCCCCAGACCCAGCCCAACAGGTTCGGGCACTTGTGGAGCAGTACCGCCAGAACATTCCGCTGAGCGAGGCGCAACGGCAACAATCGGCAGCCCAGACCGAGGAGGCTTTGTACGCCCTGGGTGGCATATACAACCAGCAGCTTCGGGAGCCGGCGCGGGCTATTGAGACGTATGAAAATCTGCTGACGCGCTACCCACAGGGGCAGCACGCCCCCGAAACGCTTTATATTCTTTACCTGCTACATAAAGAGCAAGGCAATGCCGAAAAGGCCGAGGGCTACGCCCAGCGCCTCCGCCAGGGCTACCCCAACTCTTCCTACGCGAAGCTGGTGGCTGATCCGGAGTACCTGCGGCGCACCTCCGTAGCCAATGCCAAGGTGGCCGTACTGGTTGATTCTGCCTTTGCTTTCTATAAAAATCAGGATTTCAAGAAATCGGCCGCCGTGCTGGCCCGGGCCCGCCAGCAGTACCCGGAAAATGACCTCAACGATCGGATTGCGTTTATCAACACGCTGCTTACCATCCGGACTCAGCCACCGCTTACCGCCAAAGCCGCGGTAGAGAAGTTCTACCAGGACTACCCCGAAAGCCCGCTGGCACCTCAGGCCGCTACCCTGCTCAACACCTACAAGCAGCAGGCAGACGGCCAGATTACCGGGGCCCTGGCTTCTACGGATAAGCCGGTGGTGTCTATGTTCCGGCCTGGAGAAGTAGAAAACCGCATGCGTATTTTCTACGGAGAAAACGAATCACCAGCCGCTCCGGCCACTCCGAAGCCGGCAGCTACGGCCACTACCCCCACTCCTTCCGCTACACCAGCCGCTACACCGGTACCAGCCCGCCCGGAGCCCACTACGGGCAGCCTACCGCCCACGTCTGCACCAACCGAGGTTCCGGCTTCCGTGGCGGTTACGCCGTCAGCGCCCGTTTCCGTTCCTGTACCTGCCCCGGTGATAGATGAGGCCAAAGCAGCGCGTATGGCCGCCGCGCAGGCGCGGGCACGGGGCAAAAAGGTGGTGGCCGCTCCCAAACCGGTAGCCGCTAACCCGCCGCTGGCGCCCCCTGCCACGGGCAATACGCCGGCGGTTACTCCCAACCCTACTACTCCAACATCCGCTCCCCCTACCCCCGCTCCGGCCCCAAGTAGCACGGCTGCCGTACCAAGTGCTCCGGCGGCTACCCCATACAAGGTAAATGTAAACGCTGCCCACGCTGTAGTTTTGCTGCTGTCCCAGGATGCACCAGCCTTGGCTGATATTGTCACGCAGTTGGGGGCATATAACGGGCGCTACTTTAAGTCCAGCAGCTTGCAGGTACGGCGGCAGGCGCTAGGGGCTACGCAGGAACTGGTTCTTATTGAGCCGCTGCCCACCGCCAAAATTGCCCAAAGCTATGCTCTTAAGCTGCGCGGTCCTCAGTCGCCGCTCAGCAAGTTGCGGGGCGCGGGTTACCAAACCCTCATCATCAGTATTGATAACTTGCCACTCCTGCTGCAAAGCCAGAACCCTGAGGAATATCAGCGTTTCTATCAGCAGAGCTACTCTAAATAA
- a CDS encoding transglycosylase domain-containing protein: MLFGAGALGLALYVLAVSVNFLNLFGRMPNLKTLENPRSELASEIYSADGVLMGKYFRENRTPAEYEDLPQHLVDALIATEDARFEEHSGIDPKATGRVAAGLLTGGSGGGGSTLTQQLAKVLFRTRDDLNDGKLNDIPGLRMLITKTKEWILAVQLERSYTKREILRMYLNTNDYGSNAFGINTAAKTFFSKSPKQLTRPEAATLVGVLNAPSRFSPKFNPARSRARRNWVLRQMHKYGYLDAQSLQADTLKPIVLRYNVENQNEGIAPYFRVEVSKMLRQWAKETDHDLYADGLKIYTTIDSRMQKYAESAVAEHMKLQQKWFDAHWKGQQPWRDENGRVIPNFLSTAVQRTERYRSLTNRFEGNKDSIKYYLNKKYRMKVFTWNGGEKEVLMSPMDSLAYYKRLLHSGFMAMNPLNGQVKAWVGGINFKYIKYDHVKQGKRQPGSTFKPFVYVAAIDQGYSPCYQRPDVATTFPAERGRPAYTPKNFEGSYSGRVFTLRQALARSMNSITAWLVQKLGPETVVSYAKRLGITSPIEAVPAVGFGSSDVSIYELAGAYSTFVNKGIWTAPMMVTRIEDKNGNVLREFVPQTREALSEETAYLMTYMLRGATEEQGGTSIILKNGFKFPYEMGAKTGTTSNYSDGWFMGLTPDLVCGMWVGGEDRSIHFRTGAYGQGSRLALPIYGLFMRKTYADKSIDINTGAFPKPAKPLDVEIDCSRYYNGAGTRDTIPYEQKLNQVELEDLNEEDI, from the coding sequence ATGCTGTTTGGCGCCGGAGCCCTGGGCCTGGCGCTCTATGTGCTGGCGGTCAGCGTTAACTTCCTGAACCTGTTTGGGCGCATGCCCAACCTGAAGACGCTCGAAAACCCACGTAGTGAACTGGCCTCCGAAATCTACTCGGCTGATGGGGTGCTGATGGGTAAGTACTTCCGGGAAAATCGTACCCCTGCCGAGTACGAAGACTTGCCTCAACACCTGGTAGATGCCTTGATTGCCACCGAGGATGCCCGTTTTGAGGAACACTCGGGCATTGACCCCAAGGCCACGGGCCGGGTAGCGGCTGGTCTGCTGACGGGAGGTAGCGGGGGCGGGGGCTCTACGCTTACCCAGCAGCTGGCCAAGGTGTTGTTCCGTACGCGTGATGACTTGAACGACGGCAAGCTGAACGACATTCCGGGCCTGCGCATGCTAATTACCAAAACCAAAGAGTGGATTTTGGCCGTGCAGCTGGAGCGCAGCTACACTAAGCGCGAAATTTTGCGCATGTATCTGAACACCAACGATTACGGCTCTAATGCATTCGGTATTAATACAGCAGCCAAAACGTTCTTTAGCAAGTCGCCGAAGCAGCTGACCCGGCCCGAGGCAGCTACCCTAGTCGGGGTGCTGAATGCTCCGTCGCGGTTCAGCCCTAAGTTTAATCCAGCCCGTTCCCGCGCCCGCCGGAACTGGGTGCTCCGCCAGATGCACAAATACGGCTACCTAGATGCCCAGAGCCTGCAGGCTGATACGCTCAAGCCCATTGTACTGCGCTACAATGTTGAAAATCAGAACGAGGGCATTGCTCCCTATTTCCGGGTTGAGGTAAGCAAAATGCTGCGCCAGTGGGCCAAGGAAACCGACCACGACCTGTACGCCGACGGGCTAAAAATCTATACCACCATCGACTCGCGCATGCAGAAGTACGCGGAGTCGGCCGTAGCGGAGCACATGAAGCTACAGCAGAAGTGGTTTGATGCGCACTGGAAAGGCCAGCAGCCCTGGCGCGACGAAAACGGCCGCGTAATCCCGAACTTCCTTTCTACTGCTGTTCAGCGCACGGAACGGTATAGGTCACTCACGAATCGGTTCGAGGGCAACAAGGACTCCATCAAGTACTACCTCAACAAGAAGTACCGCATGAAGGTGTTTACTTGGAATGGGGGCGAAAAGGAGGTGCTGATGTCGCCGATGGACTCGCTGGCGTACTACAAGCGGCTGCTGCACTCCGGGTTCATGGCCATGAACCCGCTCAACGGGCAGGTAAAAGCCTGGGTTGGGGGCATCAATTTCAAGTACATCAAGTACGACCACGTCAAGCAGGGCAAGCGTCAGCCGGGCTCTACGTTCAAACCCTTCGTGTATGTAGCCGCTATCGACCAGGGTTACTCGCCCTGCTACCAGCGGCCCGACGTAGCTACCACCTTCCCCGCTGAGCGTGGCCGGCCTGCCTACACCCCTAAAAACTTCGAAGGCAGCTACTCCGGCCGCGTATTTACTCTGCGCCAGGCGCTGGCCCGCTCCATGAACTCTATCACGGCCTGGCTGGTGCAAAAGCTCGGGCCGGAAACCGTAGTTAGCTACGCTAAGCGGCTGGGTATTACTTCGCCCATTGAAGCAGTACCAGCAGTAGGGTTCGGTTCCTCTGATGTAAGCATTTACGAGCTGGCCGGGGCCTATAGTACCTTCGTGAACAAGGGCATCTGGACGGCTCCGATGATGGTAACGCGCATCGAGGACAAGAACGGCAATGTGCTGCGCGAGTTTGTGCCGCAAACCCGCGAGGCCCTCAGCGAAGAAACAGCTTACCTGATGACGTATATGCTGCGCGGAGCCACCGAGGAGCAGGGCGGCACCAGCATCATCCTGAAAAATGGCTTTAAATTTCCCTACGAAATGGGAGCCAAAACGGGCACTACCTCCAACTACTCCGACGGCTGGTTTATGGGCCTGACCCCGGACTTGGTGTGCGGTATGTGGGTAGGCGGTGAGGACCGGAGCATCCACTTCCGGACTGGTGCCTACGGGCAAGGGTCACGGCTGGCCCTGCCCATTTACGGCCTGTTCATGCGCAAAACCTACGCCGACAAATCCATTGACATCAATACCGGAGCCTTCCCCAAGCCCGCCAAGCCTCTGGATGTGGAGATTGACTGCTCACGCTACTACAACGGGGCCGGCACCCGCGATACTATTCCTTACGAACAGAAGCTGAACCAGGTAGAGCTGGAAGATCTCAACGAGGAAGACATCTAA
- the uvrC gene encoding excinuclease ABC subunit UvrC gives MAASEHLQEQIRQLPHRPGIYKYFGDEDTIIYVGKAVDIRKRVSSYFTKQDHNKKTQQLVKNIRRIEFTIVDSESDAFLLENNLIKQHQPKYNILLKDGKTYPYLLLTNERFPRLIPTRNKRPGDGRYYGPYANVTGMNLLLELIRALYPLRTCTYNLSPQNVEAGKFKVCLEYHLGNCKGPCEGLQDEETYSQYIQQIRQILNGDLRLPKQYFREKMMQAAQEQQYELAHQLKQKLDKLDEFQAKSTIVNANLTNIDVFSIASNEKSAFINYLKVMNGSIILTQSVEVQKKLDEPDDEILAPMIMQMREEFESQSREILTNVPVPALPLPGVSITQPQIGDKRKLLELSIKNVLYLRKEKESMNDRSKDLNEVRIMETMKKDLRLTELPKHIECFDNSNFQGDNPVAAMVCFRNAKPSKKDYRHFHIKTVVGPNDFDSMYEIVTRRYRRLLEEGASLPQLIIVDGGKGQLGMGVKALKDLNLWGQIPIIGIAKRLEEIYVPNDPLPLYIDKKSETLRLIQRMRDEAHRFGITFHRSRRDAATLKTELTDVKGLGPITADKLLTKFKSVKKIKELTESELTAEVGKAKARILLDYFNQEEQTDSAIS, from the coding sequence ATGGCCGCTTCCGAACACCTGCAAGAACAAATTCGCCAACTCCCGCACCGGCCCGGTATCTATAAATACTTCGGAGACGAGGATACCATCATTTACGTAGGTAAAGCGGTAGATATCCGCAAGCGCGTGAGCAGCTACTTTACCAAGCAGGACCACAACAAGAAAACCCAGCAGCTGGTCAAGAACATCCGGCGCATTGAGTTCACGATCGTCGATTCGGAATCGGATGCGTTTCTGCTGGAGAACAACCTGATCAAGCAGCATCAGCCCAAGTATAACATCCTGCTGAAGGATGGCAAGACCTACCCCTACCTGCTGCTGACCAACGAACGGTTCCCACGCCTTATCCCAACCCGCAACAAACGCCCCGGCGACGGCCGCTACTACGGCCCCTATGCCAACGTAACCGGCATGAACTTGCTGCTGGAACTCATCCGAGCCCTGTATCCGCTGCGCACCTGCACGTATAACCTCTCGCCCCAGAACGTGGAGGCAGGCAAGTTCAAGGTGTGTCTGGAGTATCACCTAGGTAACTGCAAGGGCCCCTGTGAGGGGCTGCAGGATGAGGAAACTTACTCGCAGTATATCCAGCAGATCCGGCAGATTCTGAACGGCGACCTGCGTCTGCCGAAACAGTATTTCCGCGAGAAAATGATGCAGGCTGCCCAGGAGCAGCAGTACGAGTTGGCCCACCAGCTCAAGCAAAAGCTGGATAAGCTCGATGAGTTTCAGGCCAAGAGCACCATCGTCAATGCCAACCTCACCAACATTGACGTGTTCAGCATTGCCTCCAACGAGAAATCAGCCTTCATCAACTATCTCAAGGTGATGAACGGCAGCATTATTCTCACGCAATCTGTGGAGGTGCAGAAGAAGCTGGATGAGCCCGACGATGAGATTCTGGCCCCCATGATCATGCAGATGCGGGAGGAGTTTGAAAGCCAGTCCAGGGAAATACTGACCAATGTTCCCGTGCCGGCCCTACCCCTCCCAGGAGTCAGCATCACTCAGCCCCAGATTGGGGACAAGCGCAAGCTGCTCGAGCTCAGCATTAAGAATGTGCTTTACCTACGCAAGGAAAAGGAAAGCATGAACGACCGGAGCAAGGACCTGAATGAGGTGCGCATCATGGAAACCATGAAGAAGGATTTGCGCCTGACGGAGCTACCTAAGCACATTGAATGCTTCGACAACTCCAACTTCCAGGGCGACAACCCGGTGGCTGCTATGGTCTGCTTCCGCAACGCCAAGCCCAGCAAAAAAGATTACCGTCACTTCCACATCAAAACGGTAGTTGGTCCCAACGACTTCGACTCGATGTACGAGATTGTAACGCGTCGTTACCGGCGGCTGCTGGAAGAGGGGGCCAGCCTACCCCAGCTTATTATTGTGGACGGGGGGAAAGGCCAGTTAGGCATGGGGGTGAAGGCCCTCAAAGACCTCAACCTATGGGGTCAGATTCCCATCATTGGCATTGCTAAGCGGCTGGAGGAAATCTACGTACCCAACGACCCCCTACCCCTCTACATCGACAAAAAGAGCGAAACACTGCGCCTTATCCAGCGCATGCGCGACGAGGCGCACCGTTTCGGCATTACGTTTCACCGCAGCCGTCGGGATGCGGCTACCCTAAAAACGGAACTAACCGACGTAAAGGGTCTGGGCCCGATAACGGCCGATAAGCTCCTGACCAAGTTTAAATCCGTCAAGAAAATCAAAGAGCTAACCGAGTCTGAGCTGACTGCTGAGGTTGGAAAAGCCAAGGCTCGCATCCTGCTCGACTACTTCAATCAAGAGGAGCAGACCGATTCAGCTATTTCCTGA
- the gldN gene encoding gliding motility protein GldN, producing the protein MNKFLSFAALTAGLTLSVAASAQEQATTATSNGSYRPIPNSDIMFRKTIWRAVDLREKQNKPMFSEGKEISRVILDAVKRGELQAYRNDSLTTTLSSTEVVSNMSYAEASAGLSDEEKAAGFSDSDLGGSDDGWGAPAPKKGKGGKTTAKAAPKPVAPPSYEYRPKDIYQMEIKEDMIFDKKRSRMYHDIKCIGLLVPSTLASNTSGIEKPIGYFKYSDLVRVFRANPDKAIWFNPQNDAQHKNLADAFELWLFNSYIVKVSNPNDARLDEVYGGQQQGILASQQAASDLIEYEYNLWSF; encoded by the coding sequence ATGAACAAATTCCTCTCCTTCGCCGCCCTGACGGCCGGCCTGACGCTGTCGGTGGCAGCCTCGGCTCAGGAACAAGCTACCACCGCGACCAGCAATGGATCGTATCGGCCGATTCCGAACTCGGACATCATGTTTCGCAAGACCATCTGGCGTGCGGTTGACCTGCGTGAAAAGCAGAATAAGCCCATGTTCTCAGAGGGTAAGGAAATCAGCCGTGTAATCCTAGATGCTGTAAAGCGTGGAGAGCTGCAAGCCTACCGCAACGACTCGTTGACGACTACTCTTTCCTCAACGGAGGTAGTTTCCAATATGTCGTACGCAGAGGCTAGTGCCGGGCTGAGCGATGAAGAGAAAGCCGCTGGCTTCTCGGACAGCGACTTGGGAGGTAGCGACGACGGATGGGGAGCACCCGCACCTAAAAAAGGGAAAGGTGGCAAAACCACGGCAAAAGCTGCTCCGAAACCAGTGGCACCGCCTAGCTACGAGTACCGTCCGAAGGATATCTATCAGATGGAAATCAAGGAGGATATGATCTTCGACAAGAAACGGTCGCGGATGTATCACGATATTAAATGTATCGGCCTTCTGGTTCCCTCTACCTTGGCTTCTAACACCTCGGGGATTGAAAAGCCCATCGGCTACTTCAAATACAGCGACCTGGTTCGCGTGTTCCGAGCTAATCCGGATAAAGCCATTTGGTTTAACCCGCAGAACGATGCTCAGCACAAGAACTTAGCCGATGCCTTTGAGCTGTGGTTGTTCAACTCCTACATCGTAAAGGTTTCTAACCCCAACGATGCGCGTCTGGACGAAGTATATGGTGGTCAGCAGCAAGGTATCCTTGCCTCGCAGCAAGCTGCTTCGGACCTGATTGAGTACGAATACAACCTGTGGAGTTTCTAA
- the gldM gene encoding gliding motility protein GldM has protein sequence MAGAKETPRQKMIGMMYLVLTALLALQVNSAILLKFKFLDDSLIGVNDKTAKTNQGAVKGIEAVVVRNRNQAKDLAILKQGETVRERTAKMVAYLREIRTKLLDATENKNKNEYKNMEASDKVANVMLGGAGSRNGLGYKLKEELNSYASDLQKIVPGFAAPALALDAKDDPGVTPDQKTKDFAQLNFENTPVVAALAVLSQKETEVLKYEADALNKLAAQVGATTIVFDKIGAFASAESNTVAAGTKYKAELFLTASASDLRPSMTLNGSPLSVGPDGKGKVEFTARPGSFDASGNAKAQWTGTIRFKQNGRDTTFTVKVPYTVTKPVMQIQSASVQALYFKCGNKLSVQVPALGAQYEPSFSASGAATIKGSAKGEVTLVPNSREVTLNVSSGGNPIGSQTFQVRPIPKPEIKCVVGGREANEKQGTPITAVRNLQLRAVADAGFATFLPDDARFRVTRYEVILVRGKRPAMPPRTINGPTADLSDVVNSAREGDRLYIEVKEVQRMNFQGNTEQVSVSKTFNIPLL, from the coding sequence ATGGCGGGAGCAAAAGAGACTCCGCGGCAGAAGATGATTGGCATGATGTACTTGGTACTGACTGCTCTTCTTGCCCTACAAGTAAATTCAGCTATTCTGCTGAAGTTTAAATTTCTAGATGACAGTCTCATCGGTGTAAACGATAAGACTGCCAAAACCAACCAGGGTGCTGTTAAAGGCATTGAAGCGGTTGTAGTGCGTAACCGTAACCAAGCAAAGGACCTTGCTATCCTGAAGCAGGGCGAAACAGTGCGGGAGCGGACGGCCAAAATGGTCGCTTACTTACGCGAAATCCGCACGAAGCTGCTGGACGCTACCGAGAACAAAAACAAGAACGAGTACAAGAACATGGAGGCCTCCGACAAAGTGGCCAACGTGATGCTTGGCGGAGCCGGCAGCCGCAACGGCCTAGGCTACAAGCTGAAGGAAGAGTTGAACTCTTACGCTTCGGACCTGCAGAAAATCGTTCCTGGCTTTGCTGCACCGGCTCTGGCTCTGGATGCCAAGGACGATCCAGGCGTAACTCCGGATCAGAAGACTAAAGATTTTGCCCAGCTCAACTTCGAGAACACCCCGGTAGTAGCGGCCCTGGCCGTACTGTCGCAGAAGGAAACGGAAGTTCTCAAATACGAAGCTGACGCTCTGAACAAACTCGCGGCTCAGGTAGGTGCTACCACCATTGTGTTCGATAAAATCGGGGCTTTCGCCAGCGCTGAGTCGAATACGGTTGCTGCCGGCACGAAGTACAAAGCTGAGCTTTTCCTCACTGCTTCCGCTTCGGATCTGCGCCCCTCGATGACTCTGAACGGCTCCCCGCTGTCGGTAGGTCCTGATGGCAAAGGTAAGGTAGAGTTTACGGCCCGGCCCGGCTCTTTCGATGCTTCAGGCAACGCTAAAGCTCAATGGACCGGTACTATCCGCTTCAAGCAGAACGGCCGCGACACGACTTTCACGGTGAAGGTTCCTTATACCGTGACCAAGCCCGTAATGCAGATTCAGTCGGCTTCGGTACAGGCTCTTTATTTCAAGTGCGGCAACAAGCTGAGCGTACAGGTACCCGCACTGGGCGCCCAGTACGAGCCTAGCTTCTCGGCTTCCGGCGCTGCTACCATCAAAGGTTCGGCCAAGGGTGAAGTGACCCTGGTGCCCAACTCGCGGGAGGTAACCCTGAATGTAAGCAGCGGTGGCAACCCCATCGGTTCGCAAACCTTCCAGGTGCGTCCGATTCCGAAGCCCGAAATCAAATGCGTAGTAGGTGGCCGTGAGGCTAACGAAAAGCAAGGTACCCCGATTACAGCCGTTCGTAACCTGCAACTGCGGGCTGTAGCTGACGCTGGTTTCGCTACCTTCCTGCCTGATGATGCCCGTTTCCGCGTAACCCGCTATGAGGTGATTCTGGTTCGCGGCAAGCGCCCAGCCATGCCGCCCCGTACGATCAATGGCCCCACGGCTGACCTAAGCGATGTAGTAAACTCGGCTCGCGAAGGCGACCGTCTGTACATTGAAGTAAAGGAAGTACAGCGCATGAACTTCCAGGGTAACACGGAGCAGGTTAGCGTTTCCAAGACCTTCAATATTCCGCTGCTGTAA
- the gldL gene encoding gliding motility protein GldL gives MAAKGGNFFYDVVMPKIYGIGAAVVIIGALFKILHLKGADEMLIVGLGTEALIFFLSAFQPNPKEVDWSLVYPELSEGYDPSTGNPSFRTNAIDNGGTGLTRKLDDMLKDANVTPEAIASLGQGLNRLSTTTQQLSTLGDATNATEEYTSKVRSAAQSLERINEAYSHTAQAMTAMADATNDAREYHVQVQNVTKNLGALNAVYEMELQDANTHLKSMNKFYGTLTQAMENLTEAGKETDQFKQEVTSLTSNLSSLNRVYGNMLNAMRATN, from the coding sequence ATGGCAGCAAAGGGCGGTAACTTTTTCTACGATGTGGTAATGCCGAAAATCTACGGCATCGGGGCTGCAGTCGTAATTATCGGGGCTCTATTTAAAATTCTTCACTTGAAGGGCGCCGACGAAATGCTCATCGTTGGTCTGGGAACCGAAGCACTGATTTTCTTCCTGAGTGCCTTCCAGCCTAACCCCAAAGAGGTTGACTGGTCACTGGTATATCCGGAACTGAGCGAGGGGTACGATCCTTCTACCGGCAACCCGAGCTTCCGCACCAATGCCATCGACAACGGCGGCACGGGCCTGACCCGCAAGCTGGATGACATGCTGAAGGACGCTAACGTGACTCCCGAAGCTATTGCTTCGCTGGGCCAGGGCCTAAACCGCCTGAGCACTACTACCCAGCAGCTTTCTACCCTGGGCGATGCTACCAACGCTACCGAAGAGTACACCTCGAAAGTACGTTCGGCTGCTCAGTCCCTGGAGCGTATCAACGAAGCCTACTCTCATACGGCTCAGGCCATGACGGCTATGGCTGATGCTACGAATGATGCTCGTGAGTATCACGTACAGGTGCAGAACGTAACCAAAAACCTGGGCGCTCTGAACGCAGTGTACGAGATGGAACTGCAGGATGCTAACACGCACCTGAAGTCGATGAACAAGTTCTATGGCACCCTGACCCAGGCCATGGAGAACCTGACGGAAGCTGGTAAGGAAACGGATCAGTTCAAGCAGGAAGTAACCAGCCTGACTTCGAATCTGAGCTCGCTCAACCGCGTGTACGGCAACATGCTGAACGCAATGCGCGCCACCAACTAA